Proteins from a single region of Bos indicus x Bos taurus breed Angus x Brahman F1 hybrid chromosome 29, Bos_hybrid_MaternalHap_v2.0, whole genome shotgun sequence:
- the EML3 gene encoding echinoderm microtubule-associated protein-like 3 yields the protein MDGAGGPGEGPAQEALQSLSRRLQVQEKEMELVKAALAEALRLLRLQAPPTSLQDPGTLGPPRDSPAAPPGLPPTCSPSLVSRGTQTEAEMEVEPSPGPPGLSNGPPAPPGGSEEPSGTQSEGGGSSSSGTGSPGPPGILRLAQPPQRTDTPRRNSSSSSPSERPRQKLSRKAASSANLLLRSGSTESRGGKDPLSSPGGPGSRRSNYNLEGISVKMFLRGRPITMYIPSGIRSLEELPSGPPPETLSLDWVYGYRGRDSRSNLFVLRSGEVVYFIACVVVLYRPGGGPGGPGGGGQRHYRGHTDCVRCLAVHPDGVRVASGQTAGVDKDGKPLQPVVHVWDSETLLKLQEIGLGAFERGVGALAFSVVDQGAFLCVVDDSNEHMLSVWDCSRGTKLAEIKSTNDSVLAVGFNPRDSSSIVTSGKSHVHFWNWNGGTGVPGNGTLTRKQGVFGKYKKPKFIPCFVFLPDGDILTGDSEGNILTWGRSLSDSRTPGRGGAKETYGIVAQAHAHEGSIFALCLRRDGTVLSGGGRDRRLVQWGPGLVALQEAEIPEHFGAVRAIAEGPGSELLVGTTKNALLRGDLAQGFSPVIQGHTDELWGLCTHPFQNRFLTCGHDRQLCLWDGEGHALAWSIDLKETGLCADFHPSGAVVAVGLNTGRWLVLDTETREIVSDITDGNEQLSVVRYSPDGLYLAIGSHDNMIYIYSVSSDGAKSSRFGRCVGHSSFITHLDWSKDGNFIMSNSGDYEILYWDVAGGCKLLRNRYESRDREWATYTCVLGFHVYGVWPDGSDGTDINSLCRSHNERVVAVADDFCKVHLFQYPCAHAKAPSLVYGGHGSHVTSVRFTHDDSHLISLGGKDASIFQWRVLGAGGTGPVPTTPSRTPSLSPASSLDV from the exons ATGGACGGGGCCGGGGGGCCCG GTGAGGGCCCGGCTCAGGAGGCCCTGCAGTCCTTGAGCCGGCGGCTTCAggtgcaggagaaggagatggagcTGGTGAAGGCAGCCTTGGCAGAAGCTCTTCGCCTGCTGCGGCTGCAggcaccccccacctccctgcaggACCCTGGCACCCTGGGCCCTCCAAGGGACAG CCCCGCAGCGCCCCCAGGACTGCCACCCACGTGCAGCCCCTCCTTGGTGAGCCGAGGCACCCAGACGGAAGCAGAGATGGAGGTGGAACCATCCCCTGGCCCCCCTGGGCTGAGCAAcgggcccccagcccctccggGGGGCAGTGAAGAACCTAGCGGGACCCAGTCTGAAGGagggggcagcagcagcagtggcacgGGCTCCCCTGGCCCCCCAGGGATCCTCAGGCTGGCTCAGCCCCCGCAGCGCACTGACAC GCCACGGAGAAATTCTTCCTCCTCATCACCCTCAGAGCGGCCTCGCCAGAAACTCTCCCGGAAGGCAGCTTCCTCGGCCAACCTGTTATTGCGGTCAGGGAGCACAGAGAG CCGTGGGGGAAAAGACCCCCTCTCCAGCCCCGGCGGTCCTGGCTCTCGGAGGAGCAATTACAATTTAG AAGGCATCTCAGTGAAGATGTTCCTCCGAGGCCGCCCCATTACCATGTACATCCCGTCTGGCATCCGCAGCCTGGAGGAGCTGCCCAGCGGCCCACCCCCGGAGACCCTCAGCCTTGACTGGGT GTATGGGTACCGGGGTCGTGACTCCCGCTCTAATCTGTTTGTGCTGCGCTCTGGGGAGGTGGTCTACTTTATCGCCTGTGTGGTGGTGCTGTACCGGCCTGGGGGAGGCCCTGGGGGCCCTGGAGGTGGTGGCCAGAGACATTACCGGGGGCACACGGACTGTGTTCGATG CCTGGCTGTTCACCCTGATGGTGTGCGTGTAGCCTCAGGACAGACAGCCGGCGTGGATAAAGATGGAAAG CCCCTGCAGCCTGTGGTTCACGTCTGGGACTCCGAGACGCTGCTGAAGCTGCAGGAGATCGGACTGGGGGCCTTCGAGCGGGGTGTGGGGGCCCTGGCCTTTTCAGTTGTG GATCAGGGCGCTTTCCTCTGTGTGGTGGATGATTCCAACGAGCACATGCTGTCGGTGTGGGACTGCAGCCGGGGCACGAAGCTGGCTGAGATCAAG AGTACAAATGACTCAGTCCTCGCCGTTGGCTTCAACCCTCGTGACAGCAGCAGCATCGTCACCAGTGGGAAATCCCACGTCCACTTCTGGAACTGGAATGGTGGAACAGGGGTTCCTGGGAACGGGACCCTCACAAGGAAACAGGGTGTCTTTGGG AAATACAAGAAGCCCAAGTTTATCCCCTGCTTTGTGTTCCTCCCCGATGGAGACATTCTCACTGGGGACTCAGAGGGGAACATCCTCACCTGGGGGCGGAGCCTCTCAGATTCCAGGACCCCAGGAAGGGGTGGGGCCAAAG AGACCTATGGGATTGTGGCCCAGGCCCACGCTCATGAAGGTTCCATCTTCGCCCTGTGTCTCCGGCGGGACGGGACTGTGCTGAGTGGTGGTGGGCGGGACCGCCGGCTGGTCCAGTGGGGGCCCGGGTTGGTGGCCCTTCAGGAGGCGGAG ATTCCTGAACACTTTGGGGCCGTGCGGGCCATTGCAGAGGGGCCTGGCTCTGAGCTGCTGGTGGGCACCACGAAGAATGCGTTGCTGCGGGGAGATCTGGCCCAGGGCTTCTCCCCTGTAATCCAG GGTCACACGGATGAGCTCTGGGGGCTCTGCACACATCCCTTCCAGAACCGTTTCCTCACCTGTGGCCATGACCGGCAGCTCTGCCTCTGGGACGGGGAGGGCCATGCGCTGGCCTGGAGCATCGACCTCAAG gaGACTGGTCTCTGTGCTGACTTCCACCCCAGTGGGGCAGTTGTGGCCGTAGGACTGAAcacagggag GTGGCTGGTTTTGGATACAGAGACCAGAGAGATCGTGTCTGACATCACCGATGGCAATGAGCAGCTATCAGTGGTCCGGTACAGCCCAG ATGGGTTGTACCTGGCCATCGGTTCCCATGACAACATGATCTACATCTATAGCGTTTCCAGTGATGGTGCCAAGTCCAGCCGTTTTGGCCGCTGTGTG GGTCACTCCAGCTTCATCACTCACCTTGACTGGTCCAAGGATGGGAACTTCATCATGTCCAATTCTGGGGACTATGAGATCCTTTACT GGGACGTGGCTGGAGGCTGTAAGCTGCTGAGGAATCGCTATGAGAGCCGAGACCGGGAGTGGGCCACCTACACCTGCGTGCTGGGCTTCCATGTCTACG GCGTGTGGCCAGATGGCTCGGATGGAACTGACATCAACTCCCTGTGCCGCTCCCACAACGAGCGCGTCGTGGCCGTTGCCGACGACTTCTGCAAAGTGCACCTCTTCCAGTACCCGTGCGCGCACGCCAAG GCGCCGAGCCTCGTGTACGGTGGTCACGGCAGCCACGTGACCAGCGTCCGGTTCACGCACGACGACTCGCACCTCATCTCGCTGGGCGGCAAGGACGCCAGCATCTTCCAGTGGCGAGTGTTGGGCGCTGGGGGCACGGGGCCGGTGCCCACCACGCCCTCTCGAAccccctccctgtcccctgcctCCTCTCTTGACGTCTGA